The nucleotide sequence AGATTACATTTTCCAGCCAGCGTACTTTCAAGCGAGAAAGTTGGTGTCTAACCCCATAATCACCCTTCAAAATTACAGGTGAATGCTAGCAACGTTGGGATATTAGGTTCAAATCACAAGCTGCTACAACAATCAAACATTACCAATGATTGCAACACAAATGTGCCAACATCTGAATTCGCATGGAAACGAGGCATCGCCTCCGTAAAAACAAATCAAACGGTGTTCCTTTTGTTGAATATATTATTCGAGTCAAGTGGAACAAACTTCCTGTTACAACCAAATTTGACCTGATGCAGCAGCCCAGCATAGCTCAGACAGAACATCGACTGACAAAATCGATCGATTAGACGAAACGCTGCCCATCTCAGTTCAGTTCATTATGTCGGGCTTATCATGGTATATGGACTCCAGACATTCTTTGGCCCGGTGTACTTTCGACTGGAGATAGAAGCTTCCGCTCTTGGCATTCTTCTCAAACATCGTATCATACTTCTGCAAAATATTTAGAAGTCTGGGCATCAGTTTGTGTGTCTACAGCAAATGGATATACATGTGCCTTCCACAATCATAACTATGAGATGTTGATACAGAGCAATAAAATGATTGTACATGATGTTGGCATTGTTCAATATTCCTGCAATTTAACACCAGTATTACGCTGAAGCAAACTATCATATATGTGCTCTGATAATCTTAATTTGATGAAGCAAACCCATGGAGAAAAAACCTTAGTTCATGTGCATATCATGACAGGTGCTAGAAGATACAAAAAGAACAGGCTTATATTACCACAATCATAATTATGGGGTGATACAGAGCAATAAAATGACAGTGTAAATGATGTTGACATTTTTCAATACTCCTGCAATCTAACATCAGTTTTAAGCTGAAGCAAAATTGTGATGTGCTTTGAAACTCTTAATTTCATGAAAACAAACACATGAAGGAAAAACCTTAATTCATGCGAATATCACATGACAGGTGCTATAATAAGATGTATCAAGAGAATAGGCTTCTATCATCACACACCTTGACAATCTCTTCCCAACTCGTCTTTTCACTGATACCTAATATTTGCCGGGCTTCTTGCTCGGTCATAGCCTTGCTAGCCCTTCGAATACCATTCACAGCTTCCTGGGCAGCTCCGGTTCTCTGTGCATCTATAAGACAAATCAGGAACTATTAGTTGCATTCAGAAAACTGCATGTTGCTCAGGGAAATACTCAGGCAGATGTATGTCTCTATGCATCTAATAAGAAACCAAAGGAAGAACCCATCTCCAAGTTAGCTTTTATAATTACACACAGCAGAACTGTGTCCTGTGCAGGATATGGTCAATATGTCAGCCCATATCAGTGTTTACTAAAATTACCAATGAGATGATAAACCTAAACTACAGAATGCCATAGGTGGGCAAACAAGGGCCCTGATCTAAAGGCTTGGGACTTGCCTGGAATGCATGAAGTTGATGACACCTGTGGAGAAATTTCACAGGAAACAGTTCCAAACAGGGTCTAATGGAGCAAAGGCAAATCAAAGGTTTTGATTCATTTTAATCAAATGCTAGAATTCCCTGTGTGCACCCTTGAATACTAAATGATAATTATATATGACAAGAACAAACACCAGTAAAGTGGAAGATAAAAAAACTTTTTTGCATCATTCATTTACAGTTTATAACAGTGTAGTATTCCAGAGTGCAGACTATGCCCATCAAGCAAAAAATAAATCCTGTCACCATCATTTCACCACCACCAAGTTTTGTACAGGACACCACAACATGTTCAAAAGGGGTAAAAGAGGCATCTTTTGGCATCGATGCTGTGAGCTAGATATGCAGCAATCTAGTAATAGCTACAAAATTCCTCCCGCCACAGCTATCCTTGGCAACAACAGGCAGAAAACAAATACAGCAGTAGCGCGGATCCATTCACATTGTCAGGGGCAAGGGACGGGAAGCAGGGAACAAATATTTTTTgcagagggggagagggagagggagagggagagggagagggggcactgACTGACGATGGCCTGGCGGTAGGCCTGCACCACGGCCCTGCCGACGACGGCGCCGCCCATGACGAGGAGTTGCCCGAGGAGCCGCCCTGCCTGCGGAATCACCCATCAGCAGAGAGAATCAGCCACGCCCGCCCACGCGGTTAGGAATCAAATCGAGAGACGGATCGAAAGTCCAGCGCACATACCATCTCGTCGCTCTGGTTCCCCtcctctccggcggcggcggaaacCCTAGGCGGGCGGGCGCGATTCTCGCGGGAGACGCGGGGGCCGCGAGGGTGAGGCTGTTGGGTGGCGACAGGGGCTCGCTCCCTGCAGGCTCGACGCCGGCGGCAGCGGTGACGGCGGTGGCGAATCGCTCGCTCGCTCTCTGGCTGGCCGGTGGCGGAGACGGATTAGGCGTTGGCGAGTtgtgggggaggaggaggaggcgagtcCGGGCCTTTTGTGCGTTTGGGTTTGGGTCTTCATCTTGGGAAGCAAGAAAGATTTCCGTGGTGGTGGTGGGCCTACTAGGACTGGGACAGGCGCTTGCGAGGCTGGGCCAACGTGACTGGGCCTGCGACAAGTTGGGAGAGTTCATCCAAGTGTTTCTTTTAAGGAAAAAAAAAACTTTGTATACTTGTTTCTTGGTATTTGTATGTTATACTTGGTATGTGTATCCTAAAAGGTATTTTGCGATTAGGTATATTCACTTCCTCTAGGCCATAGACCTGATCCACCTTTCTAGTACATCTAGCAACTAGCTACAGAAGAAAGACCACACTCAACACTACTTTGTCAATGCAACATTCAGATTTCTCCGTATCCTCTACACATGCTCTTCCATCTCCTATTTGGTCATGTGGGCGGACCTGTGGCCCTCGCTCATGCAAGCACCATCACAATTCGGTGGTGATCGTCATTACGGAATTGGGTGTCCGTTGCAGCCACCCACGACAACGCGATCATAGGCTTAATATACCTCCTTGGTGGTTTGGGCTCCCCATGTTCATGCAACAACGTTAGTGAGTTCACTATGTCGCAACTATGGTGACGCGATCATGGTTTGTGTTTGGCTACAATCAACTCGATGAGCTCACCGGTTGTCCCCCAAGTTTCTCTACACGTTATGGCTCATGTCCATCCAACCATGGTCGCATTGTATCCGACCGTCGAGTCAATGACGAGATGGTTGATAGTGGTGATCATATGGATATTATGATGTTACAATGAAACCTAATCAAGTTCATTCGCCGTTGATGAATATTAGGATTTTAATAGTGGTAGTCATATGGATAAACCTAATTCCCTATCTTTGTCGATGTTAGCTTGGCGGCTCCATGGTCCTCCTCCCTGTTTAGGCACAACTGTGATCATTGTAATGTTTCATGTGTTTGTTGATGGATACTAGGATTGTTGTGGTTGTCAATGTGGCTAGTTATACTCAGTTCCGAGGCTTTCCCTCGAGGGATTGCCGCCGGCAATAGGCGTGCTTCACTGGAGTACATTTCCCCTGGGAGGTATGCTACCCGCCAATTAGTGGAATCACCCACTCTACGAAAAATTTCATACCCATGGAAGGGGTTAAGCGCCCAGTTCATATATGATTTGTAGTAGTGACATTCCAAACACATTAGTAACTACAAGACTAAGTCAACCACAATGATGGTAAGTCTGTTAAACCAAGAGAATGCCATGATCGTGTTCATGTTGAAAATCATAATAAAATGAACAAAATTTGCAAAGGATGGATAAAATATTAATAAAGAAGAGAGAGATATTTATTTTGATGAAACAAAACCAAAATACAAATTGTATTGAATATATGGGCAAATAGGTCGGATGTAGATCCTCATGCATCCAAAGTTTAATTAAAGATTGACTACTCAGACGGAAGAGTGAGTCCAGAGGCTTTGTCGTGCGAGGCGCAGAAGAAGGCAATGGAGGAGCTTGAGGTTGCGAGGACAAGATCGCTAGAAGCTCAAGTAGAAGATTGTTGGAGTGTAGAGGTTGTCGATGAGATCATaaaggcggcggcgatggaggtCGTGGACAAAGCTTAGTACATATTATGGTTGAAATTTTTCCAGCTATTGTTTTGCTATATACTCTCTATTGTACTAAATCTAAATCACTCGTCATCGATGGTCATGGGTCGGCAACACTCCAAAACCGATAACTGTAGAGTCCACTCATTCTCAATCATATTACATCACCAAATAAAGTTATAATAGATTTTGGGTGTGAACATTTATATTAAACTCCTTTACATTTTATAAGTCATTAACATTAGATGTATATCATTTTTATTCATAAAAATCCTTTAACATACAAATATAACTTTATATTAGGCACCTAATTGTGTTGGTAAATTTGAAACTGTTTATGCACTTCAATGACTTTTGAACTGTGCAACTCTATATTTAAACAACAAAAGAATCATGTGTGAACATTTAAACACAAACTCAATAAAAACATCTAATAATACCTACTCCCTCTGATACAAATTAattgcgacacttattttggatcaaaGGGAGTACAACAAAGCGTGGGATTTACACCAGTATGACAAGTTTTCCTTGATGATGCCAAAGGAAAAGTCATGTAACAAACATATCGGCAAAGCTAGAAAGTTAAGCATGCTTGATCTCAGTCTCCCAAACCCGTATCTATTCATAAGTCAAGTTGAAAAGAAGAATTTTCTCTTCTGAATTGATACTGCAGACAAGGTAACATTGCTATAACAATTAGTGCGTGGGTAAGGAAGGTAAGGAAGAAGCAAAGAATGACTTCGTGATTCATTTCTGAAGAAGAATCTTTACAAGCATTAACACTGTTTTCGCCATGAGATATAATGGTATTCTCTGGCTATAAGTAATAGTGGCTGTGATCCATTAGCAGGCGGCGAATGGTGTCACAAGTGGACTACACATTGTTTACTCTGCTTCATACAATGCAATCAAACATAGGTATTTGCTCCCCGTGGTTCTAAAAACCAATTACAATGTGAAAATACAGTCTGAACATTCACAATGCTATTGCGGTCCTTTTTTCTTTGAGGTTTGGGGCTGCATGTTTGCTTCATGTAAACCTGCATTATGAACAAACCTTTTTTTGTGGTACAACAAACCCACCAGGGATAATTGTTTCTGTGCCCTTAGTTGGGTCACCCTCGACTGATTTACCCCGAAATTTGGAAAACACGCGGTCTTGCCCAACTTTGACCGCTCCCCTTGCGTTTTTGCCCTTCCGGCACGTCTCTGTCCAGTCAGCGATGTTTGACCGCAAACGACGCGTTACTTTGGACACCTCTTGCCCCCGTGCTCACTCACACTCCCTCATTCCccactctttctctctcttttcccctctGACGAACCGTAAATTGCGGCGCCGAGCGGCGGGCGGCCAGATCCATTGCAAGGTTATGGGGGAGAGTGGAGAAAGCATCGGCGGTGGCCGCTGTGGTGGTAGGAATAGCACACCCCCACTCCAGCGCGGAGAAGGCGGCTGCGGCGGCACCAACGGCGACAAGGGAAGCTCCTGTGGCGGATCTGCACCAACGGTGAGAAGCGGTGGCGGATCTGCACCAATGGCGACAAATAGGGGCAGATCTGCACCAATGGCGACAAGCGGGGTGCTACGtcatgagcttgcgttggttttccccgaagaggaagggatgatgcagcagagtagcgtaagtatttccctcagtttttgagaaccaaggtatcaatccagtaggagcccacgctcaagtccctcgtacctgcacaaagcgatagctactcgcaaccaacgcgattaggggttgtcaagcccttcacggtcacttacgagagtgagatctgatagatataatatttttggtattttggtataaagatgcaaagtaaaaagtaaaggaaaagtaaaaaagcaaagcaagattaaagtaatggagattgatatgataagaatagacccgggggccataggtttcactagtggcttctctcaagagcataagtattctacggtggatgaacaaattactgttgagcaattgacaaaattgagcatagttatgagaatatctaggcatgatcatgtatataggcatcatgtccgtgacaagtagatcgaaatgattctgcatctactactattactccactcatcgaccgctatccagcatgcatctagagtattaagttaaaaacaaagtaacgccttaaacaagatgacatgatgtagagagataaattcatgcaatatgaaataaaccccatcttgttatcctcgatggcaacgatacaatacgtgccttgctcccccttctgtcactgggtaaggacaccgcaagatcgaacccaaagctaagcacttctcccatggcaagaactaccaatctagttggccaaaccaaatggataattcgaagagacttgcaaagataaccaatcatacataaaagaattcagagaagattcaaatattattcatagatagacttgatcataaacccacaattcatcggtctcaacaaacacaccgcaaaaagaagattacatcgaataaatctccacaagagagggggagaactttgtattgagattcaaagagagagaagaagccatctagctactaactatggacccgaatttTCTGCGTTGCGAGGCGTTGGTGAGTtgtgggggaggaggaggaggcgagtcCGGGCCTTTTCTGCGTTTGGGTTTGGGTCTTCATCTTGGGAAGCAAGAAAGATTTCCGTGGTGGTGGTGGGCCTACTAGGACTGGGACATGCGCTTGCGAGGCTGGGCCAACGTGACTGGGCCTGCGACAAGTTGGGAGAGTTCATCCAAGTGTTTCTTTTAAGGAAAAAAACTTTGTATACTTGTTTCTTGGTATTTGTAAGCTATACTTGTTATGTGTATCCTAAAAGGTATTTTGCGATTAGGTATATTCACTTTCTCTAGGCCATAGACCTTTTTTTTGGAATGTTGGTAGTTTGACTACCAAATTCATTGATCAGTGGGGAAAAAGAACAGAACGAGCTACAGGGAGTACCCAAGGTGGGTTCGCGCCAGATATGCTCAAGCAACGAGGAAGAGAAAAGGAGAAAGGAAACAAAAAGACCTCAGACTAATCTACTTGAGCTCAGCCAGGGTCAAATGGAATGCCCGCTCCAGCCATATTTCAAAGTTGGATCTCGTCTCTTACTTTAGCGATAAACATCTCCTTCTGTAGAAGTTCCTTCTGGAAGATTCGCCTATTTCTTTCCCCCCATAATTCCCAGGATATGAGTTGGATGAGGGAAAGTGTTCCTTTTCTCTTGTCCGTCGTTGCATTGCCATGGCAGCTCGCCAACCAGCCTCTAATGCTGGTCCGGTCAGTCCAGGATGAAGGGAGCAGGGCAGTCATATTTGTTAAGTTTGCGATCTTTTCCCAAACATATCGTGACCAAGGGCATTCAATGAGCATGTGTGATGGGGTTTCTAGACTCCGCTCACACAGGGGGCAAAAATAATTGTTGTCCCATCCCCGTCGTAGCAAGGCGTCGGCGGTGAGAATCCTTCCCAATGTGGCCGTCCATAAGAAGAAACGGCATTTCCCTGGTGCCCATGTTGCCCAGATCAGGTTATACCCTTCCATGTGTGTGGCACCTTTGAATTGCAGAAGGTATGCTGAACGGGCAGAGTACTCGTGTGATGGAGTGAAGCGCCAAGTGATGGTGTCTGCTTGCCCATCATGCAACACCACATCGTCCAGCAGTGCCGCTAGAGCAGTAAGCTCCGGAACCATATCTTCTGAGAGTCCCTTTGCAAGATCCAACAGCCAAGTTTCATTCCGCATCGCATCTTTTACGGTTCGGTTTTTTCGTATGGAGATTTTGAACAATGTTGGGGCAATAACCTTTGGGCTTTGTCCACTCAACCAGCGGTCATGCCAGAAGTTGGCTTTACCACCATCACCAATTGTTATATCAGTAGCCATGGCGAACAACATGCGTTCGTCATCGTCGCATGGCAGCGGCGACCCCTTCCATGGCCGAGGTGGGTCTTGCCAGACCATCCAAAGCCATCTAAGTCGCAGAGCAGTTCCAAATTTGGCCAAGTCTAGCACTCCCAGGCCGCCGAGGTGTTTCGGGCGGCAAACCATGTTCCATCCAACCCGACATTTTCCCCCTGTACATGTGTTCTCTCCACTCCATAACCAAGCGCGACATAGTTGCACCAAACGCTTCAGGACCCAAACCGGTAGTTTGTGCACCGTCATCATATAGATGGCGAGCGAAGTTAGGCCAGACTTGAGGAGCACTAGGCGTCCACTCTTAGCCATGAGACCACCCTTCCAGGCGGCAGTCTTGTTGCCAAACTTGAGCAGTAACGGGTCAAGTTCCACCTTGATTAGGTTCCTGAGAGATAGAGGCATGCCAAGGTATGTGATCGGAAACTGCTTGAGAGGGATGCCAAGGGGCGCCATGATATTGTTTAAGTTGGCTTCGCCACATCTGATCGGGAGAGCCGTGCTCTTGTTAGCATTTACTTGGAGTCCCGAGGCTTTAGCAAAACAGTCAAGAAGCATTTTGATCATCCTTGCGTCGCTTTCCTTCGGGTTCATGAATATAGCCACATCATCCGCATAGAAGGAGCAGCGCATCAGCAGTTTTCGTCTGGGCAATTtcgtaagaacaccgcaagatgtGGCCCTGGTCATCATCCTTTGAAGAGGGTCCATGGCAAGGATGAATAGGAAAGGTGATATCGGATCCCCTTGCCTAAGACCTTGCCGATGTTGGATGGCATCGGATAGCTGGCCGTTAATCATCACACGAGAGGTGGATGTCCGGAGCAGCTTGGCAATCCATTCGCGCCAACGTGCACCGAAACCTCACGCTTCTAACATATCCATCAGGTATGCCCATGAAAGCGAGTCGAAGGCCTTGGCAATATCAAGTTTCAGAAGGATTGACGGTGTCTTTGTCTTGTGTAGCCTCTTAATAGTGTTCTGAATGTACAAGAAATTTTCTTGGATGTTGCGTTTTTTGATAAACGCATTTTGACATTGATCGACCAGATCACCTAGCTTAGGGGCCAGCCTACCCACTAGGATTTTAGAGAAGATTTTGATCAGACTGTGAAGGAGTGAGATTGGCCTGAACTCTTGTAGCGTGTCCGCCCCCTGTTTCTTAGGAATGAGCACCAAGATAGCAATGTTAATACGCGCTAGACCTCGACTGTCCATTCTGTATAATTGCTTGGGGGCGTCTAGCAGATCTTGCTTGATGGTTTCCCAGCATTGTTTGAAAAATCCCCCCGAGAAGCCATCCGGCCCCGGCGCTTTGTCTGCTGGCATTTCGTCGATTGCTCTCTTCACTTCCTCTAGGGTGATTTCTCCCTCAAGGCCCAACAAATCCACATGCTCACGATCGAGCTCATCCCAATTTAGCGCAACAGATCGTGGATGGTCAGAGCCAAATATGTTTTGGAAGTGTTGATGAGCTAAATTGCTCATCTCGTCCGAGGAAGAACATATTCCATTTGGCCCCTGAAGCACATGAATGGTGTTCCTTTTATGCCTAGCATTGGCTTTCCTTTGGAAAATTTTTGTGTTGGCGTCCCCAGCTTTCAGCCAAAGGACTCTACTTCTCTGTCTAAGTTTAATTTTCAAGAGAACAGCCAAGCCTAGGGATCTCGACTTGAGCTCGGATCGCAGTTCTCTTTCTTCAGCAGAGAGCAGTCTGAAATCTTGTGTCGTATCCAGCTGAAGGATTATTTCATTCACTGTCATGAGCTGCTTCTGAATGTCTCCGACAAGTGTTCTACTCCATACTTGCAGAGCTTTGCTAAGTCTGTGTAATTTGTCGCTTAGTCTAGTGATAGGACATGCGTTCCTGGTAGGCATATGCCAAGATTGATTCACCACATCATGGAAGCCCTCGATGAATTGCCAGTACGCCTCGAAGCGAAACCTTCTGTTTGTTTTGGTGATCACATCATTAACTAGGAGGAGGGGACAGTGGTCCGAAATTGAGGATGATTGCGGCAGAAGTTTTGCGCCAGGGAAGACAAGTCCCCAGTCGACATTGCAAAAGGCACGATCCAACCTCACGAGCGTTGGTGTGCTTTGTTCATTACTCCATGTGAACCGCCGGCCGATCAACTGTATCTCATGCAAGCATGATCTGTTAAGTGTGCGTCGAAAGCTATTCATCCATCGGCGATAGATTCTGTTGTTGCTTTtgtccttcggatctgtgatgagATTAAAATCTCCAATCACAATCCACGGCCCTCCCATGGAATTATGGATTGTGGCTAGGTCATTGAGAAACACCGGCTTGCGGCGATCATCATGTGGCCCATACACCGTTGACAGGACCAAGCAACCCCTCCTCCGACCGATGTAAAACATACAATGATGGAAAAATCTCTCACAGCGATGTTGCTGGCATTGAAGCAATCTGATCGTCAGCACAACAGAACGCCTCCGCGAGTGCCCTCAGTGTCTAAAGACGAGT is from Triticum aestivum cultivar Chinese Spring chromosome 3A, IWGSC CS RefSeq v2.1, whole genome shotgun sequence and encodes:
- the LOC123063543 gene encoding mitochondrial import inner membrane translocase subunit PAM16 like 2 — protein: MAGRLLGQLLVMGGAVVGRAVVQAYRQAIVNAQRTGAAQEAVNGIRRASKAMTEQEARQILGISEKTSWEEIVKKYDTMFEKNAKSGSFYLQSKVHRAKECLESIYHDKPDIMN